A genomic segment from uncultured Desulfuromonas sp. encodes:
- the cobJ gene encoding precorrin-3B C(17)-methyltransferase has translation MSLVGLGPGSIADRTARATEAICASEVIVGYGPYVDSIADLITDHQVITSGMMKESERCRAALDAARAGKRVALISSGDAGMYGMAGLAMEMAAADGDHIAMEVIPGVTAANSAAALLGAPLMLDSATISLSDLLVPWEMIVTRLEAVAAADLVVSLYNPRSKKRVMQLEEATRIFRAQRPGTTPVGIATAVGSAEQQVVLTDLDHLLEQEVGMRSVVIIGNATTCVLDGRMVTPRGYYGDKDREQG, from the coding sequence CTGTCCCTCGTTGGCTTAGGCCCAGGCAGCATCGCCGACCGCACCGCCCGCGCTACCGAAGCCATTTGCGCCAGTGAGGTGATCGTCGGTTACGGCCCTTATGTGGACAGCATTGCCGACCTGATCACGGATCATCAGGTGATCACCTCGGGGATGATGAAAGAGTCCGAGCGCTGCCGCGCCGCCCTGGATGCGGCCCGCGCCGGAAAACGGGTGGCGCTGATCTCGTCGGGCGATGCCGGGATGTACGGTATGGCCGGGCTGGCCATGGAGATGGCGGCAGCCGATGGCGACCACATTGCCATGGAGGTAATCCCCGGTGTCACCGCGGCCAACTCTGCGGCAGCCCTGCTCGGCGCACCGCTGATGCTCGACAGCGCCACCATCAGCCTCAGTGACCTGCTGGTGCCGTGGGAGATGATCGTCACCCGCCTCGAAGCTGTGGCCGCCGCCGATCTGGTGGTGTCGCTGTACAACCCGCGCAGCAAAAAGCGGGTGATGCAGCTCGAAGAGGCGACGCGCATTTTCCGCGCCCAGCGCCCCGGCACCACGCCGGTCGGCATTGCCACAGCCGTGGGCAGCGCCGAACAACAGGTGGTGCTCACCGACCTCGACCATCTATTGGAGCAGGAGGTGGGCATGCGCTCGGTAGTGATCATCGGTAACGCCACCACCTGCGTGTTGGATGGCCGCATGGTGACGCCGCGCGGCTACTATGGGGATAAAGATCGGGAGCAGGGATAA
- a CDS encoding cobalamin biosynthesis protein, translated as MTTAVITFSPQGLKVMQRIAAHMAVDQYLHQAIVAPPGVTSFERVVALTGEIFSRYDGLVYVAPCGVVVRAIAPLIDSKLRDPAVVCLDVGARHAMSVLSGHEGGANDLAIHIANLTGAEPVISTTTEAVKDLIVGIGCRKGKSAVDIIHAITTALAGLNLPLERVRFLATADVKAEEVGLLEAAAQLNIPLRVIDSDLIRHSTRPFGHSEFVASHVQLPAVSEPAALLAGRRTSLLLQKTAFNGITIAIARENCPSLA; from the coding sequence ATGACCACGGCCGTGATCACCTTTTCACCGCAGGGTCTCAAGGTGATGCAGCGCATTGCCGCTCACATGGCCGTGGATCAGTATCTGCATCAGGCCATTGTGGCCCCGCCCGGCGTGACATCGTTTGAGCGGGTCGTCGCCCTGACCGGTGAGATTTTCAGCCGCTACGATGGGCTGGTCTATGTGGCACCGTGCGGCGTGGTGGTGCGCGCCATTGCGCCGCTGATCGACAGCAAACTGCGCGATCCGGCCGTGGTGTGCCTCGATGTCGGCGCACGCCACGCCATGAGCGTGCTCAGTGGCCATGAGGGTGGCGCCAATGATCTGGCCATCCACATCGCCAATCTTACCGGCGCGGAACCGGTGATCTCCACCACCACCGAGGCGGTCAAGGATCTCATCGTCGGCATCGGCTGTCGCAAAGGCAAAAGCGCCGTGGATATTATCCACGCCATCACCACGGCCCTGGCCGGGCTGAATCTGCCGCTGGAGCGCGTACGTTTTCTCGCTACGGCCGATGTCAAGGCCGAGGAGGTCGGGTTGCTGGAGGCGGCGGCGCAACTCAACATCCCGCTTCGGGTGATCGACTCCGACCTGATCCGCCACAGCACGCGGCCGTTCGGCCATTCGGAGTTTGTCGCCAGTCACGTACAACTGCCCGCGGTGAGTGAACCCGCGGCCCTACTCGCAGGACGGAGGACGTCATTACTACTTCAGAAAACAGCCTTCAACGGCATCACCATCGCGATTGCCCGGGAAAACTGTCCCTCGTTGGCTTAG
- the cobM gene encoding precorrin-4 C(11)-methyltransferase → MKVIFVGAGPGDPDLLTVKAQRLLSQCRICVYAGSLVSPEVVSLVPEDAELHDSASMTLEQIEAVFVSGQQQDIDVIRLHTGDPAIYGAIREQMNVLDRLGIDYEVVPGVSSFQAAAAALKTELTAPEIAQTIILSRTSGRTPMPAKQELAELARTESTLCLFLSVHKLATVVDELVPYYGADCPIGVIFRASWPDEVIVQGTLTDIAPKVTEAGITKTAMIIVGPALSRDIPVSKLYHRHFSHGYRSADGSADGNDGAGS, encoded by the coding sequence ATGAAAGTCATCTTCGTCGGCGCCGGTCCCGGCGACCCGGACCTACTCACCGTCAAAGCCCAGCGTTTGCTAAGCCAGTGCCGCATCTGCGTCTATGCCGGGTCTCTGGTCAGCCCGGAGGTGGTGAGCCTGGTCCCGGAGGACGCCGAGCTGCACGACTCTGCCAGCATGACCCTGGAGCAGATCGAGGCGGTGTTCGTCAGTGGTCAGCAACAGGACATTGACGTTATCCGCCTGCACACCGGCGACCCGGCCATTTACGGTGCCATCCGCGAACAGATGAACGTGCTTGACCGCCTCGGCATCGACTATGAGGTAGTGCCCGGAGTCAGCTCCTTTCAGGCCGCGGCTGCCGCGCTCAAGACTGAACTGACCGCGCCGGAGATCGCCCAGACCATCATCCTTAGCCGCACCTCGGGGCGCACGCCCATGCCCGCCAAGCAAGAGCTGGCCGAACTGGCCCGCACCGAATCGACCCTGTGCCTGTTTCTGTCGGTGCACAAGCTGGCCACGGTGGTCGACGAGCTGGTCCCCTATTACGGCGCGGACTGCCCCATCGGCGTCATCTTCCGCGCCAGTTGGCCGGATGAAGTGATCGTCCAAGGCACCCTGACGGATATCGCACCCAAGGTGACGGAGGCGGGCATCACCAAGACGGCCATGATCATCGTCGGTCCGGCCTTATCCCGCGACATCCCGGTGTCGAAACTCTATCACCGCCACTTCAGTCACGGTTACCGTAGCGCTGATGGCAGCGCCGATGGCAACGACGGAGCCGGGTCATGA
- the cobI gene encoding precorrin-2 C(20)-methyltransferase, translating into MTQPQQGTFYGVGVGPGDPELLTLKAVRVLHQCDAIYVPTSRLSRQTYVTDIAASHASANCAIVPVTFSLADHAATRQQHWHETAQEIAGRLQAGQDVALVTLGDALLYSTYIYLLRALYAVFPQAKVETVPGISAVSAVAALTCCPLGEGEQPLTIIPAANDLEKLRELITSGSGVAIMKIGRRLPQLIELLDQCEALERSVFVARAGLPEQRVELDLKQLRDEPDDTGHLSVILVAPKCEEEK; encoded by the coding sequence ATGACCCAGCCGCAACAGGGAACATTTTACGGCGTCGGTGTCGGCCCCGGCGACCCGGAACTGCTCACCCTCAAGGCGGTGCGCGTGCTGCACCAGTGCGACGCCATCTACGTGCCGACCTCGCGGCTCAGTCGTCAAACCTATGTCACCGACATCGCCGCCAGCCATGCGTCGGCCAATTGCGCCATCGTGCCGGTGACGTTTTCCCTGGCCGACCACGCTGCCACGCGTCAGCAGCATTGGCATGAGACCGCCCAGGAGATCGCCGGACGGTTGCAAGCCGGGCAGGATGTGGCTCTGGTTACGCTGGGCGATGCGCTGCTTTACTCGACGTACATTTACCTGCTGCGCGCTCTGTATGCGGTGTTTCCGCAGGCCAAGGTTGAAACGGTGCCGGGCATCAGCGCCGTCAGTGCTGTTGCGGCCCTCACCTGCTGTCCGCTCGGTGAAGGGGAGCAACCGTTGACCATTATTCCGGCGGCAAATGATCTGGAAAAACTGCGGGAGTTGATCACTTCTGGCAGCGGTGTGGCCATCATGAAGATTGGTCGGCGACTGCCGCAATTGATTGAGCTGCTTGATCAGTGCGAGGCCTTGGAGCGTAGCGTGTTCGTTGCCCGTGCCGGTTTGCCGGAGCAGCGGGTTGAATTGGATCTGAAGCAATTGCGCGATGAGCCAGACGACACGGGGCATCTGTCGGTGATTTTGGTTGCGCCAAAATGTGAAGAGGAAAAATGA
- the cbiE gene encoding precorrin-6y C5,15-methyltransferase (decarboxylating) subunit CbiE: MTPPIIIAGCGPGHADYLTTVVHHAVADAEVLVGARHLLELFPEVKATRLTVGADIPAVLTAMEQHRDQQMVVLVSGDSGLFSLARRVQQHFGREQCRLIPGISSVQVACARLGIDWNDLRIVSAHGRAPEATVDELRHWHKIAILAGTCAASEWAADLLEALGAEYRAMVCENLTLTEEKIHPCDAATLRQASLASRTIIMLLHQEVTL, from the coding sequence ATGACGCCGCCCATTATCATCGCCGGTTGCGGCCCCGGCCATGCCGACTATCTGACCACGGTGGTTCACCACGCCGTGGCTGACGCCGAGGTGCTGGTCGGCGCGCGCCACCTGCTGGAGTTGTTTCCTGAGGTCAAAGCCACGCGCCTGACTGTTGGGGCCGATATCCCGGCCGTGCTTACTGCCATGGAGCAACACCGCGACCAACAAATGGTGGTGCTGGTGTCCGGCGACAGCGGCCTGTTCAGCCTGGCGCGCCGTGTTCAACAGCACTTCGGCCGCGAACAGTGCCGACTGATCCCCGGCATCAGCTCGGTACAGGTGGCCTGCGCCCGGCTGGGTATCGACTGGAACGATCTACGCATCGTCAGTGCCCATGGCCGTGCTCCCGAAGCCACGGTTGACGAGCTGCGTCACTGGCACAAAATCGCCATCCTCGCCGGGACTTGCGCCGCCAGCGAGTGGGCCGCCGACCTGCTGGAAGCATTGGGCGCGGAATATCGGGCCATGGTGTGTGAAAATCTCACCCTGACCGAAGAGAAAATCCACCCTTGCGATGCCGCGACATTACGTCAAGCCAGCTTGGCGTCGCGCACTATCATTATGCTGCTGCATCAGGAGGTGACGCTATGA
- the cbiD gene encoding cobalt-precorrin-5B (C(1))-methyltransferase CbiD → MSAALKGGITTGSCAALAAKAAALLLFRHERVEQVEIALPDGSRLTWSVASLERSTDSAEASIIKDAGDDPDVTHGARIRVRVTPCQGANVIFRAGPGVGTITLPGLALAVGEAAINPVPRAMITAAIREVTDHGVMVTVAVDGGEELAAKTFNPKLGIEGGISIIGTSGRVRPFSAPALQQSLKCALEICIASHTTAPVFVPGNMGRAAALRAFHLKSQQIVEVSNEWGYMLEQAQVQPFTALLMLGHPGKLAKLAMGQWNTHSSQSDSAVPFVTDLARQVVHRPLADATTVEGVFMEHLTAPQRRRVADRLAEAIQRNTAETFPASWYPQVVLINLKGDILGSAGNLLPWLPHPEEVSV, encoded by the coding sequence ATGAGCGCCGCGCTGAAGGGTGGCATCACCACCGGTAGTTGCGCGGCTCTGGCCGCCAAGGCCGCGGCCTTGTTGCTGTTCCGTCATGAGCGGGTAGAACAGGTGGAGATTGCGCTGCCCGACGGCAGCCGTCTGACATGGAGCGTGGCGTCGCTGGAGCGGAGCACTGACAGCGCCGAGGCGAGTATCATCAAGGATGCCGGTGACGATCCCGACGTCACCCACGGCGCACGGATTCGTGTACGCGTGACACCGTGCCAGGGCGCGAACGTCATCTTCCGCGCCGGTCCCGGTGTCGGCACCATCACCCTACCCGGACTGGCTCTGGCCGTCGGTGAGGCCGCCATCAATCCGGTACCGCGCGCCATGATCACGGCGGCTATCCGCGAAGTGACCGATCACGGCGTCATGGTCACCGTGGCCGTGGACGGCGGCGAAGAGCTGGCGGCAAAAACCTTCAATCCCAAGCTCGGCATTGAAGGCGGCATCTCCATCATCGGCACCAGCGGCCGGGTGCGTCCGTTCAGCGCCCCGGCCCTGCAACAGTCACTCAAATGCGCCCTGGAAATCTGCATCGCCAGCCACACCACCGCCCCAGTATTCGTGCCGGGCAACATGGGCCGCGCTGCCGCCCTGCGTGCGTTCCATCTCAAATCTCAGCAGATAGTGGAGGTGAGTAACGAGTGGGGCTACATGCTCGAACAGGCGCAAGTGCAGCCGTTTACGGCACTGCTGATGCTCGGTCATCCCGGCAAACTGGCTAAACTGGCCATGGGTCAGTGGAACACCCACTCCAGCCAGTCCGACAGTGCCGTGCCGTTTGTTACGGACCTGGCCCGCCAGGTGGTGCATCGCCCCCTGGCTGACGCCACCACCGTTGAAGGAGTCTTCATGGAGCACCTGACCGCGCCGCAGCGTCGCCGGGTTGCGGATCGCCTCGCCGAGGCCATTCAACGCAACACCGCTGAGACGTTTCCCGCCTCCTGGTACCCGCAGGTGGTGTTGATCAATCTCAAGGGCGACATTCTCGGCAGCGCCGGAAATCTGCTGCCCTGGCTGCCCCATCCCGAGGAGGTAAGCGTATGA